In Prevotella sp. oral taxon 475, one DNA window encodes the following:
- the rpoC gene encoding DNA-directed RNA polymerase subunit beta' has protein sequence MAFKKDTKVKNNFTKITIGLASPEEILENSYGEVTKPETINYRTYKPERDGLFCERIFGPTKDYECACGKYKRIRYKGIVCDRCGVEVTEKKVRRERSGHIELVVPVAHIWYFRSLPNKIGYLLGLPTKKLDTVVYYEKYIVIKPGVLEGRKDSEGEDLNGSHQMDLLSEDEYLNILETQVDPNNEFLDDSDPNKFIAKMGAEAVYDLLAGLDLDALSYELRDRANNDSSQQRKTEALKRLQVVEAFRSSTEINRPEWMILKIIPVIPPELRPLVPLDGGRFATSDLNDLYRRVIIRNNRLKRLVEIKAPEVILRNEKRMLQEAVDSLFDNSRKSSAVKSESNRPLKSLSDSLKGKAGRFRQNLLGKRVDYSARSVIVVGPELKMGECGLPKLMAAELYKPFIIRKLIERGIVKTVKSAKKIVDRREPVIWDILENVMKGHPVLLNRAPTLHRLGIQAFQPKLIEGKAIQLHPLACTAFNADFDGDQMAVHLPLSNEAILEAQVLMLQSHNILNPANGAPITVPSQDMVLGLYYITKIRPGAKGSGLTFYGPEEAIIANNEGRCDLHAPVKVVVTDLVDGKLQPRMVETSVGRVIVNGIIPEEVGYFNDIISKKTLRGIIADVIKSVGMARACEFLDGIKNLGYRMAYVAGLSFNLDDIIIPSEKEEIVKRGNEEVRQITENYNMGFITDTERYNQVIDTWTHVNNDLGNVLMKQMTEADQGFNAVFMMLDSGARGSKDQIKQLSGMRGLMAKPQKAGAEGQQIIENPILSNFKEGMSVLEYFISSHGARKGLADTAMKTADAGYLTRRLVDVSHDVIINEEDCGTLRGLVCTALKNGDEIISTLYERILGRVSVHDIIHPTTGELIVSAGEEITEPIARIIDESPIESVEIRSVLTCESKHGVCMKCYGRNLATSRMVQMGEAVGVIAAQAIGEPGTQLTLRTFHAGGVAGNAAANASIVAKNDSRIEFDELRTVPFVEDTDEGERNCEMVVSRLAEIRFVDPNTSIVLSTLNVPYGASLYNKHGEVVKKGTLIAKWDPFNAVIVSEYAGTLKFHDVVEGVTFRAETDETTGLTEKIITDAKDRSKVPTCDIVAANGEVLGTYNFPVGGHVVVEDGAKIKTGTTLVKIPRAVGGAGDITGGLPRVTELFEARNPSNPAVVSEIDGEVTMGKVKRGNREIIVTSKTGDQKKYLVSLSKQILVQEHDAVRAGTPLSDGVITPNDILAIKGPTAVQEYIVNEVQDVYRLQGVKINDKHFEIIVRQMMRKVQINDPGDTTFLEQELVDKLDFSEENDRIWGKKVVTDAGDSETMRAGQIVTARRLRDENSLLKRRDLRPVQVRDAVPATSTQILQGITRAALQTKSFMSAASFQETTKVLNEAAIRGKVDRLEGMKENVICGHLVPAGTGLRQWDRIIVGSKEEYDRMQANRKNVIDYSEKEATAQE, from the coding sequence ATGGCTTTTAAGAAAGATACAAAGGTAAAGAACAATTTCACGAAGATTACCATCGGATTGGCTTCGCCCGAAGAAATCTTGGAAAATTCGTATGGTGAGGTTACCAAACCCGAAACCATTAACTACCGTACATACAAGCCCGAGCGCGATGGTCTTTTCTGCGAACGCATCTTCGGTCCTACAAAGGATTACGAATGTGCCTGCGGAAAATACAAGCGCATACGTTACAAGGGCATCGTCTGTGACCGTTGCGGCGTTGAAGTGACCGAGAAAAAGGTGCGCCGCGAACGTTCAGGACATATCGAACTCGTAGTACCCGTGGCTCATATCTGGTACTTCCGTTCGCTTCCTAACAAAATTGGCTACCTCTTGGGCCTACCCACGAAGAAGCTCGATACCGTGGTGTACTACGAAAAGTACATCGTTATCAAGCCTGGTGTGCTAGAAGGACGCAAAGATAGCGAAGGAGAAGACCTTAACGGATCGCATCAAATGGACTTGCTTTCCGAAGACGAGTACCTCAACATACTCGAAACTCAGGTAGACCCCAACAACGAATTCCTCGACGATTCCGATCCCAATAAATTCATTGCTAAGATGGGTGCCGAGGCCGTTTACGACCTCTTGGCCGGCTTAGACCTCGATGCACTGTCTTACGAACTGCGCGATCGCGCCAATAACGACTCCAGCCAACAACGCAAGACCGAGGCTCTGAAGCGTTTGCAGGTGGTAGAAGCTTTCCGTTCTAGCACCGAAATCAACCGCCCAGAGTGGATGATCCTCAAGATTATTCCCGTTATTCCGCCCGAATTGCGCCCACTCGTGCCGCTGGATGGTGGCCGTTTCGCCACATCCGACCTCAACGACCTCTATCGCCGCGTTATCATTCGTAACAACCGTTTGAAGCGTTTGGTTGAGATTAAGGCTCCCGAGGTGATCCTCCGCAACGAGAAGCGTATGCTGCAAGAGGCTGTCGACAGTCTGTTCGACAACTCGCGCAAGAGCTCAGCCGTGAAGAGCGAGAGCAACAGACCGCTTAAGTCGCTCTCCGATTCACTCAAAGGTAAGGCCGGACGTTTCCGCCAAAACCTCTTGGGTAAGCGTGTAGACTATTCAGCACGTTCGGTTATCGTCGTTGGTCCCGAATTGAAGATGGGCGAATGCGGTCTGCCCAAACTCATGGCAGCCGAACTTTACAAGCCGTTTATCATCCGCAAGCTTATCGAGCGCGGAATTGTTAAGACGGTGAAGAGTGCCAAGAAGATTGTAGACCGCCGCGAACCCGTTATCTGGGACATCCTAGAAAACGTGATGAAGGGCCACCCTGTGCTCCTCAACCGTGCCCCTACACTTCACCGCCTTGGTATTCAGGCCTTCCAACCCAAGCTTATCGAGGGTAAGGCCATTCAGCTTCACCCCTTGGCTTGTACTGCGTTCAACGCCGACTTTGACGGCGACCAGATGGCCGTTCACCTTCCGTTGAGCAACGAGGCCATTCTCGAGGCACAGGTGCTGATGCTGCAAAGCCACAACATTCTTAACCCCGCCAATGGTGCGCCTATCACTGTGCCTTCGCAAGACATGGTGCTCGGACTCTATTATATCACCAAGATACGCCCAGGCGCAAAGGGTTCGGGACTCACTTTCTACGGTCCCGAAGAGGCCATCATCGCCAACAACGAAGGCCGATGCGACCTGCACGCCCCCGTTAAGGTAGTGGTGACCGATCTTGTTGACGGAAAACTACAGCCCCGAATGGTAGAAACCTCCGTAGGGCGCGTTATCGTAAACGGCATTATCCCCGAGGAGGTAGGTTATTTCAACGACATCATCTCGAAGAAAACCCTGCGTGGCATCATCGCCGATGTTATTAAGAGTGTGGGTATGGCCCGCGCTTGCGAGTTCCTCGATGGCATCAAGAACTTGGGTTACCGCATGGCATACGTTGCCGGACTGTCGTTCAACCTCGACGACATCATCATCCCGAGCGAGAAAGAAGAGATTGTTAAGCGTGGTAACGAAGAGGTACGCCAGATTACCGAGAACTATAACATGGGTTTCATCACCGATACCGAACGCTATAACCAGGTTATCGACACGTGGACGCACGTAAACAACGACTTGGGTAACGTACTCATGAAGCAGATGACCGAGGCCGACCAAGGCTTTAACGCCGTGTTCATGATGCTCGACTCGGGTGCCCGTGGTTCGAAAGACCAGATTAAGCAGCTCTCAGGTATGCGTGGTCTGATGGCCAAGCCACAAAAGGCGGGCGCCGAAGGACAACAGATTATCGAAAACCCCATCCTCTCCAACTTTAAAGAGGGTATGTCGGTGCTAGAATACTTTATTTCTTCGCACGGTGCACGTAAGGGTCTTGCCGACACGGCTATGAAAACGGCCGACGCCGGATACCTCACGCGCCGTCTGGTTGACGTTTCGCACGACGTGATTATCAACGAAGAAGACTGCGGAACGCTGCGCGGACTGGTTTGCACCGCCCTTAAAAACGGCGACGAGATCATCTCTACGCTCTACGAACGCATCCTCGGGCGCGTTTCTGTGCACGATATCATCCATCCCACAACGGGCGAATTGATCGTTTCCGCTGGCGAAGAGATAACCGAACCCATTGCACGCATCATCGACGAGTCGCCTATCGAGAGCGTTGAAATTCGCTCGGTGCTCACTTGCGAAAGCAAGCATGGCGTCTGCATGAAGTGCTACGGCCGCAACTTGGCCACTAGCCGAATGGTGCAAATGGGCGAAGCCGTGGGTGTTATCGCTGCCCAAGCTATCGGTGAGCCGGGTACGCAGCTAACCCTTCGTACGTTCCACGCGGGTGGTGTGGCTGGTAACGCAGCCGCCAACGCCTCTATCGTGGCTAAGAACGACTCGCGTATCGAGTTCGACGAATTGCGTACCGTACCCTTCGTAGAAGATACCGACGAGGGCGAGCGCAACTGCGAGATGGTAGTAAGCCGTCTGGCCGAAATCCGTTTCGTAGATCCTAACACCTCTATCGTACTCTCTACGCTCAACGTTCCTTATGGTGCGTCGCTCTACAACAAGCACGGCGAAGTAGTTAAGAAAGGTACGCTCATCGCCAAGTGGGACCCCTTCAACGCTGTTATCGTGTCCGAGTATGCGGGTACGTTGAAGTTCCACGATGTTGTGGAAGGTGTGACCTTCCGTGCAGAAACCGACGAGACCACGGGACTTACCGAAAAGATTATCACCGACGCCAAAGACCGTTCGAAGGTGCCTACTTGCGACATCGTGGCGGCCAATGGCGAAGTGCTCGGCACATACAACTTCCCTGTGGGTGGCCACGTGGTAGTTGAAGACGGAGCCAAGATCAAGACGGGTACAACCCTCGTTAAGATTCCTCGTGCCGTAGGTGGTGCCGGCGATATCACGGGTGGTTTGCCCCGTGTTACCGAGCTTTTTGAAGCACGCAACCCCTCCAACCCCGCCGTTGTGTCCGAAATCGATGGTGAAGTTACTATGGGTAAGGTGAAACGTGGTAATCGCGAAATCATTGTCACTTCTAAGACGGGCGACCAAAAGAAATACCTCGTCAGCCTCTCGAAGCAAATCCTGGTGCAAGAACACGATGCCGTTCGCGCTGGCACACCACTCTCCGACGGTGTGATAACGCCCAACGACATTCTGGCCATCAAGGGTCCCACGGCTGTGCAAGAGTATATCGTCAACGAGGTGCAAGACGTTTACCGCCTGCAAGGTGTGAAGATCAACGACAAGCACTTCGAGATTATCGTACGTCAGATGATGCGCAAGGTGCAAATCAACGACCCAGGCGACACCACTTTCCTCGAACAGGAATTGGTAGACAAGCTCGACTTCTCGGAAGAGAACGACCGCATCTGGGGTAAGAAGGTGGTAACCGATGCCGGCGACAGCGAAACCATGCGCG